From one Halosimplex rubrum genomic stretch:
- a CDS encoding protein sorting system archaetidylserine synthase (This PssA-like phosphatidyltransferase, along with a PssD-like decarboxylase, is required in Haloarchaea for the archaeosortase ArtA to replace the PGF-CTERM sorting signal with a C-terminal lipid anchor.) produces MNEGLRVRERLGVADAITLGNAVVGFAAGVVALSDPRLAARLVLLAAIADALDGIAARTFGGTEVGPLLDSVTDVVSFGATPALLVVGIAGAEWGWLGGGIGAAPPAQAVAAVGVGAAFVVFSVLRTSLYSEFVGEGENRPGIQNTLGATILAAAYLAGLTWVPGLLVVAAVLSVAMVAPVPYPKLLARDAGVLGVVQAAAIAAPLAYGRVLPRFLLVAALGYMFLAPRFYWGE; encoded by the coding sequence ATGAACGAGGGGCTGCGCGTGCGCGAGCGCCTCGGCGTCGCCGACGCCATCACGCTCGGCAACGCCGTCGTCGGGTTCGCCGCCGGCGTCGTCGCGCTCTCGGACCCCCGCCTCGCCGCCCGGCTCGTCCTGCTGGCCGCCATCGCCGACGCGCTCGACGGGATCGCGGCCCGAACCTTCGGCGGCACCGAGGTCGGCCCCCTGCTCGACTCGGTGACTGACGTGGTGTCGTTCGGTGCGACCCCCGCGCTGCTCGTCGTCGGGATCGCCGGCGCCGAGTGGGGGTGGCTGGGCGGGGGGATCGGAGCCGCACCGCCCGCCCAGGCCGTCGCGGCCGTCGGCGTCGGGGCCGCATTCGTCGTCTTCTCGGTCCTGCGGACCAGCCTCTACAGCGAGTTCGTCGGCGAGGGGGAGAACCGCCCGGGCATCCAGAACACGCTCGGCGCGACCATCCTGGCCGCCGCCTACCTCGCCGGGCTGACCTGGGTCCCGGGCCTGCTCGTCGTCGCCGCCGTCCTCTCGGTGGCGATGGTCGCACCGGTTCCCTACCCGAAACTGCTGGCCCGCGACGCCGGAGTCCTCGGCGTCGTCCAGGCCGCCGCCATCGCCGCGCCGCTGGCGTACGGGCGCGTCCTCCCCCGCTTCCTCCTCGTCGCGGCGCTGGGGTACATGTTCCTCGCGCCGCGGTTCTACTGGGGAGAGTGA
- a CDS encoding transcriptional regulator, which produces MDDDVTFAVLGTGGIGRRALDVARHKGGLTPVAACDRNGVAVDHSGLDVDELLDATEGNIASGPEADGDTPATPESDYASDGGLASHASETSSEPRSDGGATAAEGGSVGDDGTASDGVKQAGEDAGIVASAQGEPTETPIDDVIAESDAIDAVLLALPNLEHDFIPRVAERFADADYGGVLVDVLKRSRVIGMLDDRTDRLEDSGITFVCGAGATPGFLTGAAALAAQSFVEVDSVEIWWGVGLKSGYEDNRGTVREDIAHLDGYDIERAREMSESEIEALIDEHGGRLEFRDMEHADDVLLERAGICDAEDVSVGGVLDVRSDEKPTTTTVRVTGTTFDGERGTNTFELDDATSMAANVNGPALGYLKAAVLRNRAGDYGVYGPADVMPSF; this is translated from the coding sequence ATGGACGACGACGTGACATTCGCGGTGCTCGGCACCGGTGGCATCGGCAGACGAGCGCTCGACGTGGCGCGACACAAGGGCGGCCTGACGCCCGTCGCGGCCTGCGACCGCAACGGCGTCGCGGTCGACCATTCGGGTCTGGACGTGGACGAACTCCTCGACGCGACCGAGGGGAACATCGCCTCCGGCCCCGAAGCGGACGGCGACACGCCCGCGACCCCGGAGAGCGACTACGCGTCGGACGGCGGTCTCGCGAGCCACGCGAGCGAGACCTCGTCAGAGCCGCGCTCTGACGGTGGAGCGACGGCCGCGGAGGGCGGCTCAGTCGGCGACGACGGGACCGCCAGCGACGGCGTCAAACAGGCCGGCGAGGACGCCGGCATCGTCGCCAGCGCGCAGGGCGAACCCACCGAGACGCCGATCGACGACGTGATCGCCGAGAGCGATGCCATCGACGCGGTCCTGCTGGCGCTCCCGAACCTCGAACACGACTTCATCCCGCGGGTCGCCGAGCGGTTCGCCGACGCCGACTACGGGGGCGTCCTCGTCGACGTGCTCAAGCGCTCGCGAGTCATCGGGATGCTCGACGACCGCACCGACCGTCTGGAGGACAGCGGCATCACCTTCGTCTGCGGCGCGGGCGCGACACCCGGCTTCCTCACCGGCGCCGCGGCGCTGGCGGCCCAGTCGTTCGTCGAAGTCGACAGCGTCGAGATCTGGTGGGGCGTCGGCCTCAAGTCGGGATACGAAGACAACCGCGGGACCGTCCGCGAGGACATCGCCCACCTCGACGGCTACGACATCGAGCGCGCTCGGGAGATGAGCGAGTCCGAGATCGAGGCGCTTATCGACGAGCACGGCGGCCGGCTGGAGTTCCGCGACATGGAACACGCCGACGACGTGCTCCTGGAGCGGGCGGGTATCTGCGACGCCGAGGACGTGTCCGTCGGCGGCGTCCTCGACGTGCGCTCCGACGAGAAGCCGACGACGACGACCGTCCGCGTGACCGGGACCACCTTCGACGGCGAGCGCGGCACCAACACCTTCGAACTCGACGACGCGACGAGCATGGCGGCCAACGTCAACGGCCCCGCGCTGGGCTACCTGAAAGCGGCCGTCCTCCGGAACCGCGCGGGCGACTACGGCGTCTACGGCCCCGCGGACGTCATGCCGAGCTTCTGA
- the bioB gene encoding biotin synthase BioB, giving the protein MVYETGNRTIDDAVERVLAGERLDRRDGLALIAQPVDELAAAADAVRAEFGDGTVDACSIVNAKAGDCAEDCGFCAQSVHFDTGIDNYGFLGPEKILDAAERAERDGAQRFGIVVAEKGVSKEHRPEEWEEVLEAIRLVRDETDVEVDASLGILTEEEAAILAAEGLNHYNHNIETSPDFFPEIVDSHAFEDRVQTLEVAKEAGMDLCAGVILGMGESPTDRVEAAVALQEVGVSSLPVNVLNPVAGTPLGERFDDGADITTEEIVATVAVYRLLHPEARVRLTGGREANLDEDEQHLPFEAGADGVLTGDYLTTEGQSPADDIEVVERAGLEPNTEANDFDPAAVKARHDESGADVPAEPDGGDAADAETAAGSATSNVSD; this is encoded by the coding sequence GTGGTTTACGAGACCGGCAACCGAACGATAGACGACGCCGTCGAGCGCGTGCTGGCGGGCGAGCGCCTCGACCGCCGCGACGGACTGGCACTGATCGCACAGCCGGTCGACGAGCTGGCGGCGGCGGCCGACGCCGTCCGCGCGGAGTTCGGCGACGGCACGGTCGACGCCTGCTCGATCGTCAACGCCAAGGCCGGCGACTGCGCCGAGGACTGCGGCTTCTGCGCCCAGTCGGTCCACTTCGACACCGGCATCGACAACTACGGCTTCCTCGGTCCCGAGAAGATCCTCGACGCCGCCGAGCGGGCCGAACGCGACGGTGCCCAGCGCTTCGGCATCGTCGTCGCCGAGAAGGGCGTCTCGAAGGAACACCGCCCGGAGGAGTGGGAGGAAGTCCTCGAAGCCATCCGTCTGGTCCGCGACGAGACCGACGTAGAGGTCGACGCCTCGCTCGGCATCCTCACCGAGGAGGAGGCGGCGATCCTCGCTGCGGAGGGACTCAACCACTACAATCACAACATCGAGACCTCGCCGGACTTCTTCCCGGAGATCGTCGACAGCCACGCCTTCGAGGACCGCGTGCAGACGCTAGAGGTCGCCAAAGAGGCCGGCATGGACCTCTGTGCCGGCGTCATCCTCGGCATGGGCGAGAGCCCGACCGACCGGGTCGAGGCCGCGGTCGCCCTGCAGGAGGTCGGCGTCTCCTCGCTCCCGGTGAACGTCCTCAATCCGGTCGCGGGGACGCCGCTGGGCGAGCGGTTCGACGACGGCGCCGACATCACCACGGAGGAGATCGTCGCGACCGTCGCGGTCTACCGGCTGCTGCACCCCGAGGCGCGGGTACGGCTGACCGGCGGTCGCGAGGCCAACCTCGACGAGGACGAACAGCACCTCCCGTTCGAGGCCGGCGCCGACGGGGTGCTCACCGGGGACTACCTGACGACCGAGGGCCAGTCCCCCGCCGACGACATCGAGGTCGTCGAGCGCGCCGGCCTAGAACCCAACACCGAGGCCAACGACTTCGACCCGGCGGCGGTCAAGGCTCGCCACGACGAGAGCGGGGCGGACGTACCGGCCGAACCCGACGGCGGCGACGCGGCCGACGCGGAGACCGCCGCGGGCAGCGCGACCAGCAACGTTTCGGACTGA
- a CDS encoding aminotransferase class I/II-fold pyridoxal phosphate-dependent enzyme, translated as MTDRGFDLDARLRERERAGLRRHLDPAESVGARTRFSSDPRGGAPDYGDERFVFASNNYLGLASDRRVLQAAENAARAVGTGAGASRLVTGDTGLHRALERDIADCKGCERALLFSSGYAANVGTIEALGPDVVFSDELNHASIVDGCRVGAAETVVYDHADPDDLRAKLAQRAAGSLDDGSDEEWLVVTDSVFSMEGDVAPLDAICDAAEAFGAWVMVDEAHATGLFGDGGGVVQREGLADRVDVQLGTCSKALASQGGYVAGDEALVEHLLNAARSFVFSTGLAPPAVGAARESLRIARETDRAERLWDIVATLREGLASMGYEVLGETQILPVLVGDREAALELGERLAEAGIVAPAIRPPTVPEGTARIRVAPMATHTDEEVARCLDAFESAGREVGLL; from the coding sequence ATGACCGATCGCGGCTTCGACCTCGACGCGCGACTGCGCGAACGGGAGCGCGCGGGGCTGCGCCGCCACCTCGACCCCGCCGAGTCCGTCGGCGCCCGGACCCGCTTCTCGTCGGACCCGCGCGGCGGCGCCCCCGACTACGGCGACGAGCGGTTCGTGTTCGCCTCGAACAACTACCTCGGGCTGGCGAGCGACCGCCGCGTCCTGCAGGCCGCCGAGAACGCCGCTCGCGCCGTCGGGACCGGCGCCGGCGCCTCCCGACTCGTCACCGGCGACACCGGGCTCCACCGCGCGCTCGAACGCGACATCGCAGACTGCAAGGGGTGCGAGCGGGCCCTCCTGTTCTCCTCGGGCTACGCCGCCAACGTCGGGACGATCGAGGCGCTCGGCCCCGACGTGGTGTTCTCGGACGAGCTCAACCACGCGAGCATCGTCGACGGCTGTCGCGTCGGCGCGGCCGAAACCGTCGTCTACGACCACGCCGACCCCGACGACCTGCGGGCGAAGCTGGCCCAGCGCGCGGCGGGGTCGCTCGACGACGGGAGCGACGAGGAGTGGCTCGTCGTCACCGACTCGGTGTTCTCGATGGAGGGCGACGTGGCTCCCCTCGACGCGATCTGCGACGCCGCCGAAGCGTTCGGGGCGTGGGTGATGGTCGACGAGGCCCACGCGACGGGACTGTTCGGCGACGGCGGCGGGGTCGTCCAGCGCGAGGGGCTGGCCGACCGCGTCGACGTGCAGCTCGGCACGTGCTCGAAGGCGCTGGCGAGCCAGGGTGGCTACGTCGCCGGCGACGAGGCGCTGGTCGAGCACCTCCTGAACGCCGCGCGCTCGTTCGTCTTCTCGACGGGGTTGGCGCCGCCGGCGGTCGGTGCCGCCCGCGAGTCGCTCCGGATCGCCCGCGAGACAGACCGGGCCGAGCGGCTCTGGGACATCGTCGCGACGCTCCGCGAAGGGCTGGCGTCGATGGGGTACGAGGTACTCGGCGAGACGCAGATCCTCCCGGTACTGGTCGGCGATCGGGAAGCCGCGCTGGAACTGGGGGAGCGACTCGCCGAGGCGGGTATCGTCGCGCCGGCCATCCGTCCGCCGACGGTGCCG